One genomic region from Cydia strobilella chromosome 27, ilCydStro3.1, whole genome shotgun sequence encodes:
- the LOC134753585 gene encoding zinc finger protein 354C-like, with amino-acid sequence MKTEPSWEGVRPARPSDTHDSFCAVTESAPIPEGNMCPDVTPDAGVKPEPVAQLHAVYLQHEVTDSREDVNVKLEDPELREDVKKEPGSEDTNKLGGVGVSQHLEFTDDSEAGGSGMADPRGSGTADTCEKETAQEAELEQKLLVLRKDKDRARSAKQAREHTEATSYACLMCTRTFKCLTTYKQHMTNMHTGEKPFACEWCDWRFDDLNDFKRHLRTHKGLRHFKWRAIYRKFTKLHKPL; translated from the exons ACTCGTTCTGCGCAGTCACAGAGTCAGCTCCAATTCCAGAGGGAAACATGTGCCCAGACGTGACTCCGGATGCCGGTGTGAAGCCCGAACCAGTTGCACAGCTACATGCTGTTTACTTGCAGCACGAGGTCACTGACTCGCGAGAGGATGTTAATGTGAAGCTAGAAGACCCTGAGCTACGGGAGGATGTGAAAAAGGAACCGGGATCGGAGGATACAAACAAGTTGGGTGGAGTGGGAGTGTCGCAGCATTTGGAGTTCACAGATGACA GTGAAGCTGGCGGGAGCGGGATGGCAGATCCTCGTGGAAGCGGGACGGCAGACACATGCGAGAAAGAGACTGCTCAGGAGGCGGAACTAGAGCAGA AGTTGCTCGTCCTGCGTAAGGACAAGGACCGAGCGCGCTCCGCCAAGCAGGCGCGCGAACACACAGAAGCTACCAGCTACGCGTGCCTCATGTGCACTAGAACCTTCAAGTGTTTAACCACCTACAAGCAACATATGACTAATATGCACACCGGTGAGAAACCCTTCGCCTGCGAGTGGTGCGATTGGCGTTTCGACGATTTAAACGATTTTAAGAGACATTTAAGAACTCACAAGGGTTTGAGGCACTTCAAATGGAGAGCCATTTACAGAAAGTTTACAAAACTCCATAAACCTTTATAA